In Qipengyuania psychrotolerans, one DNA window encodes the following:
- a CDS encoding PQQ-binding-like beta-propeller repeat protein — translation MSQTNAKTLLRGTFAAVLALGLGACSGGLFGGGDSKKTTPTIGDREPILSRIQTGAKVDPALAGVAVVLPPAQTNAEWGQAGGSASKSYGHVALAQAPVRAFTVEVAGSDNRRRLGSAPVIGEGKLFAVGTDGRVTAVDAATGARSWSYQTQLTDDSRPSAFGGGVSYASGIVYGTDGAGNVFALNAQTGAEIWKVKPGGPLRGSPTLAFDNVFVMTQDNLLYALNASDGSLQWDESGSTTMAGVFGVAAPAAGQGTVVAGYTSGELIAYRYENGRSLWADALARTSISTQVGALSDIDADPIIDNGRVYALGQGGRMAAYELVSGQRIWELNVAGISTPAIAGEWIFALTDDARLIAIQRSTGKVRWLTQMPRYRKEEDKKGPIFWQGPVLAGGQLWAVNSEGEVWRISTAEGSAEIYTELDESISLPPIVANNTLYILDDSGTITAFR, via the coding sequence ATGAGCCAGACCAACGCTAAAACCCTTTTGCGCGGCACGTTCGCCGCCGTTCTCGCCCTTGGCCTCGGAGCCTGCAGTGGCGGCCTGTTTGGCGGAGGCGACAGCAAGAAGACGACGCCCACCATCGGTGATCGCGAGCCCATCCTCTCACGCATCCAGACTGGTGCGAAAGTCGATCCGGCGCTTGCAGGTGTTGCGGTGGTGCTTCCTCCGGCGCAGACGAATGCCGAGTGGGGTCAGGCTGGCGGTTCGGCAAGCAAGAGCTACGGCCATGTCGCCCTGGCGCAGGCACCCGTCCGCGCATTCACGGTGGAAGTGGCTGGTTCCGACAATCGCAGGCGTCTTGGCTCTGCACCGGTTATCGGCGAAGGCAAATTGTTTGCAGTCGGTACCGATGGCCGCGTTACTGCAGTAGATGCCGCCACCGGTGCACGCAGCTGGTCCTACCAAACACAGCTTACCGACGATTCGCGTCCTTCGGCTTTCGGCGGCGGTGTGAGCTATGCCAGTGGCATCGTTTACGGCACCGACGGTGCGGGGAACGTCTTCGCTCTGAATGCGCAGACCGGTGCAGAAATCTGGAAAGTGAAGCCGGGCGGACCGCTGCGCGGATCACCCACGCTGGCGTTCGACAACGTCTTCGTTATGACGCAGGACAACCTGCTATATGCGCTCAACGCCAGCGATGGCAGCTTGCAATGGGACGAATCCGGTTCGACCACCATGGCGGGCGTGTTCGGTGTGGCTGCACCTGCTGCCGGGCAGGGCACCGTGGTCGCCGGATATACCTCGGGCGAACTCATTGCCTATCGCTACGAGAATGGCCGCAGCCTCTGGGCTGACGCTCTGGCGCGGACCTCGATTTCGACGCAGGTCGGCGCATTGTCCGACATCGACGCCGACCCGATCATCGACAATGGCCGCGTGTACGCACTGGGTCAGGGTGGCCGCATGGCAGCTTACGAGCTCGTGTCCGGCCAGCGTATCTGGGAACTCAACGTTGCAGGCATTTCGACCCCGGCGATTGCGGGTGAGTGGATTTTCGCCCTGACCGACGATGCGCGCCTGATCGCGATCCAGCGTTCGACCGGCAAGGTGCGGTGGCTCACGCAGATGCCGCGCTATCGCAAGGAAGAAGACAAGAAGGGCCCGATTTTCTGGCAAGGGCCGGTACTTGCGGGCGGGCAGCTGTGGGCTGTCAATTCCGAGGGCGAAGTCTGGCGGATCAGCACCGCTGAAGGTTCGGCAGAGATATACACGGAGCTAGACGAATCGATCAGCCTTCCGCCCATTGTCGCGAACAACACGCTCTACATCCTTGATGACAGCGGTACGATCACCGCATTTCGCTAA
- a CDS encoding methyltransferase family protein yields MGQDFTIPDRRPTSDVSPAVGLVGLAALIAWVWIARDWAGIADFWGLPGPREPLVGPNAAIAGLAFITVPMVLWSIFVDKVHLRQSTGIDWSLARSRKPDLEASLTKIAGLWATWAILVALYCLCRWYWSGNYLYALKVLGVMGIAMVVLSVPYVLWLDRVMKNPRDHAWHFGALLFMRDDWDKDEVLKHWRAWIIKAFFGAFMISIVPVNFANVVNADHYEFLSNPVIFAVVMINLLFLIDVMVGAVGYIVTLRPLDAHIRSGNPFLSGWLAALICYPPFVWGILGNGQVMSYEHHVAQWHYWMAGNQVLLWLWAGLLVFLTGVYAWATFAFGIRFSNLTYRGVLTNGPYRFTRHPAYLSKNLFWWCSVMPFLVVNENPVDAIRNTFFLLCVNGIYYWRARTEEAHLIAEDSKYREYHAWMGAHGLITAPLSRLLGKLTPPSNGAPQPAE; encoded by the coding sequence ATGGGACAGGATTTCACCATTCCGGACCGCCGTCCGACAAGCGATGTTTCACCGGCCGTGGGGCTGGTGGGGCTCGCTGCACTCATCGCGTGGGTGTGGATAGCGCGCGATTGGGCGGGAATAGCGGATTTCTGGGGCCTTCCCGGCCCGCGCGAGCCGCTAGTGGGTCCGAACGCGGCCATCGCTGGCCTGGCGTTCATTACCGTGCCGATGGTGCTGTGGTCGATATTCGTCGACAAGGTGCATCTGCGGCAGTCGACCGGCATCGACTGGTCGCTGGCCCGTTCGCGCAAGCCGGACCTAGAGGCTTCCCTTACCAAAATAGCCGGCCTGTGGGCGACATGGGCCATCCTCGTCGCCCTCTACTGCCTGTGCCGATGGTACTGGAGCGGGAATTACCTCTACGCGCTCAAGGTGCTGGGCGTGATGGGCATCGCCATGGTCGTGCTTTCCGTCCCCTATGTGCTGTGGCTCGACCGCGTGATGAAGAATCCGCGCGATCATGCGTGGCATTTCGGCGCGTTGCTGTTCATGCGCGATGACTGGGACAAGGACGAGGTTCTCAAGCATTGGCGCGCGTGGATCATCAAAGCGTTCTTCGGCGCTTTCATGATCTCGATCGTGCCGGTGAATTTCGCCAATGTCGTGAATGCCGATCACTACGAATTCCTGTCGAACCCGGTGATCTTTGCCGTGGTCATGATTAACCTGCTGTTCCTGATCGACGTAATGGTCGGCGCGGTGGGCTATATCGTCACGCTGCGTCCGCTCGATGCGCATATCCGGTCAGGCAACCCATTCCTGAGCGGCTGGCTGGCTGCGCTCATCTGCTATCCGCCCTTTGTCTGGGGCATCCTCGGCAATGGGCAGGTGATGAGCTACGAGCATCACGTTGCGCAGTGGCATTACTGGATGGCCGGGAATCAGGTCCTATTGTGGCTTTGGGCGGGTCTGCTGGTATTCCTGACGGGCGTATATGCCTGGGCGACCTTCGCGTTCGGCATCCGCTTCTCCAACCTCACATATCGCGGCGTTCTCACGAACGGACCGTACCGTTTCACACGCCATCCGGCATATTTGTCGAAGAACCTGTTCTGGTGGTGCAGCGTAATGCCGTTTCTCGTGGTGAACGAGAACCCGGTCGACGCTATTCGCAACACCTTCTTCCTGCTCTGCGTCAACGGTATATATTACTGGCGCGCGCGCACGGAAGAAGCGCATCTGATCGCCGAAGATTCCAAGTACCGCGAATATCACGCGTGGATGGGTGCGCACGGCTTGATCACCGCGCCGTTAAGCAGATTGCTTGGAAAGCTCACTCCACCATCGAACGGTGCCCCGCAACCAGCCGAGTAG
- a CDS encoding putative quinol monooxygenase, which yields MIQINGTIRLAEGIDSNTLDAIITMVRASRAEDGCLDYTFARDLADPNTLVLFERWRDKAALDAHGKSAHMAAFQEVMANNPPVSRDLRIYETDDGQPLG from the coding sequence ATGATCCAGATAAACGGTACGATCCGCTTGGCGGAAGGCATCGACAGCAACACGCTGGATGCGATCATCACCATGGTACGCGCAAGCCGCGCCGAGGACGGGTGCCTCGATTACACTTTCGCACGCGACCTGGCTGATCCCAATACGCTGGTCCTGTTCGAGCGGTGGCGGGACAAGGCCGCGCTGGATGCTCATGGCAAGTCTGCCCATATGGCGGCATTTCAGGAAGTCATGGCGAACAATCCGCCCGTTTCGCGCGATTTGCGAATTTACGAGACTGACGACGGCCAGCCGCTGGGCTGA
- a CDS encoding glutamate--cysteine ligase encodes MSTRDTSAKEDPIIESRDQLVAPMQLGEKPKANWRIGTEHEKLVFRREDFRAPSYDEPGGIRDILLSLRQFGWEPVEEGGKVIAMRGDDGTVSLEPAGQLELSGAPLETLHETCAETGRHLDQVKRVGEDCGVGFLGLGMWPDKTREELPIMPKGRYEIMMRHMPRVGTMGLDMMLRTCTIQVNLDYSSEADMAQKFRTGLALQPLATALFANSPFTEGKPNGYLSYRSHIWSDTDPQRTGMLPFVFEDGFGYERWVDYMLDVPMYFVFRDGKYLDAAGLSFRDFLDGKLSILPGEKPTESDWWDHLSTAFPEVRLKSFLEMRGADGGPWSRICALPAFWVGLLYDQGALDAAWDLVKGWSVEEREDLRNAVPKLALDAPIPGGHKLRDLAKDVLKVARSGLAARGKLNTSGDNETGFLETLDEIVASGKVPAQVMLDRYNGEWGGDIKRIYKYSF; translated from the coding sequence ATGAGCACGCGCGACACCTCCGCTAAGGAAGATCCGATCATCGAATCGCGCGACCAATTGGTCGCCCCGATGCAACTTGGCGAAAAGCCGAAGGCCAACTGGCGTATCGGTACCGAGCACGAAAAGCTCGTCTTCCGCCGCGAAGATTTCCGCGCACCGTCTTACGATGAGCCCGGCGGCATTCGTGACATCCTGTTGTCATTGCGGCAATTCGGCTGGGAACCGGTAGAAGAGGGCGGCAAAGTCATTGCCATGCGCGGCGATGACGGGACAGTGAGTCTCGAACCTGCCGGGCAGCTCGAACTTTCCGGAGCACCGCTGGAAACCCTGCACGAGACCTGCGCCGAAACCGGCCGTCACCTCGACCAGGTCAAACGTGTGGGCGAAGATTGCGGCGTCGGTTTCCTCGGCCTCGGAATGTGGCCCGACAAAACCCGCGAAGAACTGCCGATCATGCCCAAGGGCCGCTACGAGATCATGATGCGGCACATGCCGCGGGTCGGCACCATGGGACTCGACATGATGCTGCGCACCTGCACAATTCAGGTCAATCTCGACTATTCGAGCGAAGCGGACATGGCGCAGAAATTCCGCACAGGTCTTGCGCTGCAACCGCTTGCCACTGCGCTGTTCGCCAACTCGCCCTTCACCGAAGGCAAGCCCAACGGTTACCTGTCATATCGCAGCCATATCTGGAGCGATACCGATCCGCAGCGCACCGGCATGCTGCCCTTCGTGTTCGAAGATGGTTTCGGATACGAACGCTGGGTCGACTACATGCTCGATGTGCCGATGTATTTTGTGTTCCGTGACGGGAAATACCTCGACGCGGCAGGGCTCAGTTTCCGGGATTTCCTCGACGGCAAGCTGTCGATCCTGCCCGGCGAAAAACCTACCGAAAGCGACTGGTGGGATCACCTCTCGACCGCATTCCCCGAGGTTCGGCTGAAAAGCTTCCTGGAAATGCGCGGTGCTGATGGCGGACCATGGAGCCGCATTTGCGCCCTTCCCGCATTCTGGGTCGGCCTGCTGTACGATCAAGGCGCGCTGGATGCCGCCTGGGACCTCGTGAAAGGCTGGAGCGTCGAGGAACGTGAAGACTTGCGCAATGCCGTTCCCAAGCTGGCGCTCGACGCACCAATCCCTGGCGGCCACAAACTGCGCGATCTGGCCAAGGATGTCCTCAAGGTCGCCCGCTCTGGTCTGGCAGCGCGCGGCAAGCTCAACACATCAGGCGACAACGAGACCGGATTCCTGGAAACGCTCGACGAGATTGTCGCCAGCGGCAAGGTCCCCGCGCAGGTGATGCTCGACCGCTATAACGGCGAATGGGGCGGCGACATCAAGCGGATCTATAAATACAGCTTTTGA